In Acidimicrobiales bacterium, the sequence GTTCCCCCCCGTGGCCGACCTCGTGCCCCCCCTGTTCGGCATCGTCGCCTGCGTCGCCGGCGGGCTCGACGCCGGGGGTCCCGACGTCCTGGCCGTGGTGCGCACGCTGGTCGGCGCCGCCTTCCTCGGGGCGGTGACCGACGCCATGCTCCTCGGCCACTGGTACCTGGTGCAGCCCGGGCTGGGCCGCGAGCCGCTGGTCGAGCTCAACCGGTGGCTGGCGGTGATCTGGCCGGTGGAGGTGGCGGCGCTGCTGTGGCCGACGGGCATGCTCTCCGTGCTGTCCGGCTCGGTCGACGACGGCTGGGGCGGGCTGCTCGGGTGGTTCTGGGCAACCTGCGCGGTGACCACGGTGATCCTCACCTTCGTCACCCGGGCCGCCCTCAAGGAGCGCGCCTACTCGGCGGTGATGGCCGCCACCGGCCTGCTGTACCTGGCCATCCTCACCGCCTTCGGGACCGACCTGGTCGCACGGGCGGTCCTCGCACCGGGGTAGCCCCGCCCCTCCCCGGGCGTCAACTCCCCGCCGGCGCCGGCCCGAGGAGCGAGGCGGGGGCCAGGATGGGCGGCCGGGGGTCGCAGCGCACGGCCACCGCCACCGCGTCGGACACCCGCCAGTCGAGGTGGAGCTCGCCGCCGCCCACCTCCACCACGACGTCGGCGGCGAAGGTCGACGTCTCGGGCGAGTGGCTGACGACGATCCGCACGAGCCGCCCCCCGAGGGCGTCGAGCGTCTGCTTCAGGGCGTCGTGCGTCATCGGGCGCCGGGCCACCCGCCCCTCTAGGGCGAAGGCGATGGCCCCGGCCTCCGGGGGCCCGACGAACACCGGCAACCGGCGGTCGCCGTCCCGCTCCTTGAGGTCGAGGAAGTGGTGGGCGGCGCCCACCTCCCCGAGCCCCACGCCCTCGAGCGTCACCTCCACCAGTTCGGCGGTCTCCACGGTGTCCTCCCTCCGCTGGGCAAGGAGGGCACGGCGGGCCGCGGTGTACGACTCGCCCGTCCGGGCGGCGCGTTCCCGTACCAGCCGCTTGAACCCCTTGCCGGTGGTCATGGCTCCTCGCTGGGCGCCGACGGGCGCGCCCTGGTCCGGCCCGAGGACTCTGGTCCCCTTCGCCACCAGCCCCACCGGGGCTCGCCGTGGTCGGGCGTCGAGCCGCGCCCGGGCTCTACGGTGCGACCGGCGCCGCCGCCCTGTCAAGGGGTGCGCGGGCCAGCACCACCACGGCGGCGAGGATCAGCAGCCCGCCCACCAGCTGGGCGGCGGACAGGCGCTCGTCGAGCACCAGGGCGGCCAGCACCACGGTGACCACGGGCTCGAGCGTCGACAGCGTGGACGCGTCGGTGGGCCCCAGCCGCGCCATGCCGGCGAAGAAGGTGGTGATGGCGACCACCGTCGACACCAGGGCGATGGCGACGACCGCCGCCCAGCTGCCGGCGGTGGCGGGGAACGCCGGGCGCTGGACGGCCACCACCCCGGCGTAGACGGCGGCGGCCGCCGCCATGATCACGGCCGACGCCGGCAGGGCGCCGCTGCGGGGCGTGAGCCGGCTGCCGACCAGGATGTACGCCGAGTAGATGACGGCCGCCGACGCCCCCAGCACGACGCCGAGCGGCTCGCCCGACAGCTCGGGCCCGATGGTGAGCACGGCGCCGGCCAGGGCGACGCCCAGGGCGGCCACCCGGGGTCGGGTCAGGCGCTCGCCCAGCACCAGCACCGACAGGACGGTCACGATGGCGGGGTAGGCGTAGAGGAGCAGCGCCACCAGGCTGGCCGACGCCTTGGTCAGCGCCGTGAAGAACGAGAGCGACTGGCCCACGTACCCCAGTCCGCCCATGGCGGCCAGCCCGGCCAGGAGCCGCCCCCGGGGCCACGCCAGCCCCCGCAACCGCATCAGGAGGGCCATGAGCGGGGCGGCGATGGCGAACCGCAGGAACAGCACGGCCGTGACGTCCGCCCCGTCGTCGTAGGCCAGGCGGGCGAAGACGGCCATGGCCCCGAACGACGCCGCCGACACGGCGATGAGCACGACGCCGGCGGCGCGGGGGGACATGGGGCGCAGTCTGTCGGGCCAGCGCCGGTTCTCTGGACGGAGGACACCGGATACCGGTGTCCTCCGTCCGGAGAACGGTCGGGCGGCGATACTCAGGCGGTGAGCTCGGCCAGGAGGGCCCGGGCCTCGGCCGCGGTGGCGGCCACGCGGGCGCGGCCGGCGACGTCCCGGAGGACGGCGAGCGGGTGGCGGCGGAGCAGGTCCTTCACCTCGGCCAACGCGCCGGGGACCATCGAGAGCTCGCGGACACCGAGCCCGACGAGGGCGGCGGCGACCTCGGGGTCGCTGGCCGTCTCGCCGCACACGCCGACCCACGTGCCGTGCTCGGACGCGGCGTCGACGACGGTGCCGATGAGGTCGAGGACCAACGGCTCGCACACGTCGGTGAGCTCGGCCACCTCGGCGACCAGGCGGTCGACGGCGAAGAGGTACTGGAGCAGATCGTTGGTGCCGACCGAGAAGAAGTCCACGTGGGGGGCGATGCGGCGGGCGGCCAGGGCCGCCGACGGGACCTCGATCATGACACCGACCTCGACGTCGTCGAGCGGGACCCCCTCGTCGCCCGCCACCCGCTCCAGCTCGCTGCGGGCGGCGACGACCTCGTCGACCCGGCTGACGAGCGGGAACATGATGCCGGTGACGCCCCCTCCGGGGCGGGCGGCGTGGGCCCGGAGCAGGGCCCGCAGCTGGTCCTCGAACAGCTTGGGCCGGCGCAGCGACAGGCGGATGCCGCGCACGCCGAGGGCGGGGTTGGGCTCGGGCTCGCGGACGACGAAGGGGAGCGGCTTGTCGGCGCCCACGTCGAGGGTGCGGAAGACCACCCGCCGGCCCGGGAAGGCGGCGAGCACCTCGCCATAGTAGGCGGCCTGCTCGGCGACGGTGGGCTCGCTGCGGCGGTCCTGGAACAGCATCTCGGTGCGGACCAGCCCGGCGCCCTCGGCGCCGGCGCCCACGGCGGCGGCCAGGTCGTCGCGCCCGGCGACGTTGGCGACCAGCTCGACGAGCACCCCGTCGGCCGTGCGGCCGGGCTCGGCGCTGGCCGCCGACAGCCGGGCCCGGCGGGCCTCCTCCTCGTCGGACCGCGCCAGCAGGGCGGCGAGGACGTCGCCCTCGGGTTCCACGTGCACCTCGCCGGTGCGGCCGTCGACGGCGATGCAGCGGGCACCGGCGGCCACCGTGAGCACGCCGGCGGCGCCGACGACGGCGGGGATGCCGAGGGTGCGGGCCAGGATGGCGGCGTGGCTGGTGGGGGAGCCGGTCTCGGTGACGATGCCGGCGATGCGGTCCCGGGGGATCTCGGCCGTCTGCGACGGGGTGAGCTCGCGGGCCAGCAGGACCGATCGCCCCTCGGGGAGGTCGTAGGCGCGGGAGACGCCCGAGAGGATGCCGACGACCCGGGCGCACACGTCGTCCAGGTCGGCGGACCGGGCCGCCAGGTACTCGCTGGACGAGGCGGCCAGCAGGGTGCGGAAGGCGCCGAAGGCGGCGGCCACCGCCGACACGGCCGAGCGGCCGGCGTCGATCAAAGTGGCCGCCTGGTCCTCCAGCTCGGGGTCCTCGGCGAAGGCGGCGTGGGCCTCGAAGATCTCCGCCTCCTCGCCCGCCACCGCCCGCATCCGGTCGGCCATGGCGTGGAGCTCGGCGGCCGCCTGCACGAGCGCCTGGTGCAGGCGGGCCTTCTCGGCATCCGGGGGGCCGGCCGGCCCCGGGTCGACGACCTCGGTGACGGGGGGCACGACCACGAAGGGGGCACCGATGGCGACGCCGGGCGCCGCCCCGCTGCCGCGGAGCGAGGCGCTCACCGGGGGCCGTCCTCGCCCAGGCCGGACTCCACCAGGAGGACGAGCGACTCGAGCACGGCGTCGGCGTCGGCGCCGTCCACCTCGATGGTGACCTCGTCGCCCTGGTGGCAGTCGAGGGTGAGCACCGACAGGACCGAGCGGGCGTTGACGGTGGTGTCGCCCTTGGTGAGGCGGACCTGGTGGCCGCTCTCGGCCACCGCCGAGGCGAACACCTTGGCCGGGCGGGCGTGCAGCCCGGTGGGGTTGGGCAGGGTGACGGTGCGGCTCGGCATCAGACCGTCACCGCCTCGCGGGGCGCGGCGCCGGCGTCGGCGTGAGCCTGGTCCCGGTGGACCGACTTCAACCCGACGACCACAGCCGCGGTGACCGCCGTGCCCAGGATCCCGGCGAGCAGGTAGCCGATCTTGCCGTCGATGAGGCCGAGCACGAAGATCCCGCCGTGGGGCGCCCGCAGCTGGGCGTCGACGGCCATCGAGATGGCCGCGGCGGTGGCCGACCCGGCGATCAGGGCGGGGATGACCCGTAGCGGGTCGCCGGCCGCGAACGGGATGGCGCCCTCGGTGATGAACGACAGCCCGAGCGGCCAGGCGGCCTTGCCCGACTCCCGCTCGGCGTCGGTGAAGAGCCGGGGGCGGACGGCCGTGGCCAGGGCCAGGCCCAGGGGCGGCGTCATGCCGGCGATCATCACGGCGGCCATGACGGCGAAGTTGCCCGAGTCGAGGGAGGCGAGGCCGAAGGCGTAGGCCGCCTTGTTGACCGGGCCGCCCATGTCGAACGCCATCATCGACCCGATCAGCAGCCCGAGCAGGACGGCGTTGGTCCCCTGGAGGTCGGTGAGCCAGTCGGTGAGGCCCGACTGGACGTCGGCGATGGGGTTGCCGATGAGCAGCACGAGGACGGCCCCGGTCACCAGCGTCCCGACGATCGGGTACACCAGCACGGGCATCATCTTGGACAGCGCCCCGCCGACGTTGATGCGCATGAGAAGCATCACCACCGCGCCGGCCAGCAGGCCGCCGGCCAGGCCGCCGAGGAAGCCGGCGCCCAGCTCGTTGGCGATGAGCCCGGCGACCACGCCGGGGGCGATGCCGGGCCGGTCGACCATCCCGAAGGCGATGAACCCGGCCAGGATCGGGACCAGCATGCTGAAGGCGATGGCGCCGATCTTGAACAGCAGAGCGCCCAGCTGGACGCGGGAGTCGAACACGGAGGACAGGGCGGGCCAGTCCTCCACCTCGGTCACCCGGGTGGCGCCGCCGATGGAGAAACCGAGGGCGATGAGGATGCCGCCGGCGACGACGAAGGGCAGCATGTAGCTCACGCCGGTCATCAGCCAGATGCGGAACTGCTCGCCGGGCGACGTCCCCGCCGGGGCGGCGGCGGCCATGGGCGACGGCCGGGCGGCGGTGCGGGACGGCGCCTCGGCCGCCGCCGCCTCCACCTCGGCGATGACCTCGGCCGGCCGGTCGATGGCCCGGCGGGTGCGGACCTCGACGCTGGGCAGGCCGTCGAAGCGGCTGCGCTCGCGCACACCGGCGTCGACCGCGAAGATCACGGCGTCGGCGGCGGCGATGGTGGCGGCGGAGATGCCGGGGCCGCCGGCGGCGCCCTGGATCTCCACCTCGATCTCGTGGCCCGCCTCGCGGGCGGCCACCTCGAGGGCCTCGGCGGCCATCGCGCTGTGGGCGATGCCGGTGGGACAGGCGGTGACGGCGACGAGCTTCACTGGATCTGCTCCTTCAGGATGGACACGACGGCCTCGGCGGTGGGGGCCTCGCGCAGGGC encodes:
- a CDS encoding bifunctional nuclease family protein, with amino-acid sequence MTTGKGFKRLVRERAARTGESYTAARRALLAQRREDTVETAELVEVTLEGVGLGEVGAAHHFLDLKERDGDRRLPVFVGPPEAGAIAFALEGRVARRPMTHDALKQTLDALGGRLVRIVVSHSPETSTFAADVVVEVGGGELHLDWRVSDAVAVAVRCDPRPPILAPASLLGPAPAGS
- a CDS encoding DMT family transporter, which gives rise to MSPRAAGVVLIAVSAASFGAMAVFARLAYDDGADVTAVLFLRFAIAAPLMALLMRLRGLAWPRGRLLAGLAAMGGLGYVGQSLSFFTALTKASASLVALLLYAYPAIVTVLSVLVLGERLTRPRVAALGVALAGAVLTIGPELSGEPLGVVLGASAAVIYSAYILVGSRLTPRSGALPASAVIMAAAAAVYAGVVAVQRPAFPATAGSWAAVVAIALVSTVVAITTFFAGMARLGPTDASTLSTLEPVVTVVLAALVLDERLSAAQLVGGLLILAAVVVLARAPLDRAAAPVAP
- the ptsP gene encoding phosphoenolpyruvate--protein phosphotransferase, with amino-acid sequence MSASLRGSGAAPGVAIGAPFVVVPPVTEVVDPGPAGPPDAEKARLHQALVQAAAELHAMADRMRAVAGEEAEIFEAHAAFAEDPELEDQAATLIDAGRSAVSAVAAAFGAFRTLLAASSSEYLAARSADLDDVCARVVGILSGVSRAYDLPEGRSVLLARELTPSQTAEIPRDRIAGIVTETGSPTSHAAILARTLGIPAVVGAAGVLTVAAGARCIAVDGRTGEVHVEPEGDVLAALLARSDEEEARRARLSAASAEPGRTADGVLVELVANVAGRDDLAAAVGAGAEGAGLVRTEMLFQDRRSEPTVAEQAAYYGEVLAAFPGRRVVFRTLDVGADKPLPFVVREPEPNPALGVRGIRLSLRRPKLFEDQLRALLRAHAARPGGGVTGIMFPLVSRVDEVVAARSELERVAGDEGVPLDDVEVGVMIEVPSAALAARRIAPHVDFFSVGTNDLLQYLFAVDRLVAEVAELTDVCEPLVLDLIGTVVDAASEHGTWVGVCGETASDPEVAAALVGLGVRELSMVPGALAEVKDLLRRHPLAVLRDVAGRARVAATAAEARALLAELTA
- a CDS encoding HPr family phosphocarrier protein codes for the protein MPSRTVTLPNPTGLHARPAKVFASAVAESGHQVRLTKGDTTVNARSVLSVLTLDCHQGDEVTIEVDGADADAVLESLVLLVESGLGEDGPR
- a CDS encoding fructose-specific PTS transporter subunit EIIC — its product is MKLVAVTACPTGIAHSAMAAEALEVAAREAGHEIEVEIQGAAGGPGISAATIAAADAVIFAVDAGVRERSRFDGLPSVEVRTRRAIDRPAEVIAEVEAAAAEAPSRTAARPSPMAAAAPAGTSPGEQFRIWLMTGVSYMLPFVVAGGILIALGFSIGGATRVTEVEDWPALSSVFDSRVQLGALLFKIGAIAFSMLVPILAGFIAFGMVDRPGIAPGVVAGLIANELGAGFLGGLAGGLLAGAVVMLLMRINVGGALSKMMPVLVYPIVGTLVTGAVLVLLIGNPIADVQSGLTDWLTDLQGTNAVLLGLLIGSMMAFDMGGPVNKAAYAFGLASLDSGNFAVMAAVMIAGMTPPLGLALATAVRPRLFTDAERESGKAAWPLGLSFITEGAIPFAAGDPLRVIPALIAGSATAAAISMAVDAQLRAPHGGIFVLGLIDGKIGYLLAGILGTAVTAAVVVGLKSVHRDQAHADAGAAPREAVTV